One Symbiobacterium terraclitae DNA window includes the following coding sequences:
- a CDS encoding transcriptional regulator has protein sequence MQLVRIGDKVINPERIYRMVDRMLELRAQGHSQQEVAEILDVDRTLISRLESVGEMRKGKKIALVGFPVKNGPELTQMAQAEGVDFILLMSDQERLDFARSQNGIEVLNQVMRLIARARECDAVIFIGSDQRLKMVEALVGPHVIGIEIGRSPMSEDVYVDPDRVRSLIRSLQG, from the coding sequence GTGCAGCTCGTCCGCATCGGCGACAAGGTAATCAACCCCGAGCGCATCTACCGGATGGTGGACCGCATGCTCGAGCTTCGGGCGCAGGGCCACTCGCAGCAGGAGGTGGCCGAGATCCTTGACGTCGACCGCACCCTGATCTCCAGGCTGGAGTCGGTGGGCGAGATGCGCAAGGGCAAGAAGATCGCCCTGGTCGGCTTTCCGGTGAAGAACGGCCCCGAGCTGACGCAGATGGCGCAGGCGGAAGGGGTCGATTTCATCCTTCTGATGTCGGACCAGGAGCGTCTGGACTTCGCCCGGAGCCAGAACGGCATCGAGGTGCTCAACCAGGTCATGCGCCTGATCGCCAGGGCGCGGGAGTGCGACGCCGTCATCTTCATCGGCTCTGACCAGCGGCTGAAGATGGTGGAGGCGCTGGTTGGTCCCCATGTGATCGGCATCGAGATCGGGCGGTCACCCATGTCAGAGGACGTCTACGTCGATCCCGACCGGGTTCGCAGCCTGATCCGCAGCCTGCAGGGCTGA
- a CDS encoding quinate 5-dehydrogenase, which produces MKRIVSVSLGSSKRNSTATVTILGEEVTVERIGTNGSIEKAIALIKELDGKVDAFGMGGIDLYVHASGRRYAFRDARRIAAAATRSPIVDGSGLKNTLERRTVHWVNENLMPLRGKRVLMTAAVDRFGMAEALDSVGADIVFGDLMFALGIPIPIRRFRTIHILARLLLPIITQLPFTWLYPTGAKQESREPKFTEYYQWADVIAGDWLYIRRHAPDRLPGKTILTNTVTPADIEWMRQAGVATLVTTTPNLGGRSFGTNLMEGLIVAAAGRKPEEMSPADYEHWLDRIGFAPRVEHFAAARSGSAASD; this is translated from the coding sequence GTGAAGCGCATTGTGAGTGTCAGCCTGGGGTCGTCCAAGCGGAACTCCACGGCAACCGTCACCATCCTCGGCGAGGAGGTGACGGTGGAGCGCATCGGAACCAACGGTTCGATCGAGAAGGCAATCGCCCTCATCAAAGAGCTGGACGGCAAGGTGGACGCCTTCGGCATGGGCGGCATCGACCTTTACGTGCACGCCAGCGGCCGGCGCTACGCCTTCCGGGATGCCCGTCGCATCGCGGCTGCGGCCACCCGTTCGCCCATCGTGGATGGCTCCGGCCTCAAGAACACTTTGGAGCGCCGCACGGTGCACTGGGTCAACGAGAACCTGATGCCCCTCAGGGGCAAGCGGGTGCTCATGACCGCCGCCGTGGACCGGTTCGGCATGGCGGAGGCCCTGGACAGCGTCGGCGCAGACATCGTCTTCGGCGACCTGATGTTCGCGCTCGGGATCCCGATTCCCATCCGCCGGTTCCGCACCATCCACATCCTGGCCCGGCTGCTCCTGCCCATCATCACCCAGCTGCCCTTCACCTGGCTCTACCCGACGGGGGCGAAGCAGGAGAGCCGCGAGCCGAAGTTCACCGAGTACTACCAGTGGGCGGACGTGATCGCCGGCGACTGGCTCTACATCCGGCGCCACGCCCCGGACCGGCTGCCGGGGAAGACCATCCTGACCAACACGGTCACCCCGGCGGACATCGAGTGGATGAGGCAGGCCGGCGTGGCCACGCTGGTGACCACCACCCCGAACCTGGGCGGCCGCTCCTTCGGCACCAACCTCATGGAGGGGCTGATCGTGGCCGCCGCGGGGCGGAAGCCCGAGGAGATGAGCCCCGCCGACTACGAGCACTGGCTGGACCGCATCGGCTTTGCGCCCCGTGTCGAGCACTTCGCGGCAGCCCGGAGCGGCAGCGCCGCCAGCGACTGA
- a CDS encoding aminotransferase class III-fold pyridoxal phosphate-dependent enzyme, whose translation MHLFTEHVNPHLGRLLEAINMDKRFVRGEGCYLYDADGRRYLDFVAAYGALPFGFNPPEIWAALRAVEASLEPSFVQPSALQAAGELAERLVSIAPAGLRYVTFANSGAEAVEAAIKAVRAATGRMGIIACENSFHGKTLGALSATNRTSYQKAFGAPVPGFAKVPYGDLEALERLLSERGPEFAAFFVEPIQGEGGIVVPPPGYLRAAQELCRRHGVLFVLDEIQTGLGRTGSLFACEAEGVTPDVMVLAKALGGGLFPIGAMLCTEEVYTEEFAMKHSSTFAGNTLGARVGLRSLELLTRDDRALVRQVAENGAFLKAGLERLQEKYPHVLRRVRGRGFMLGIEIGVDRTTYGRTCLLGVLAEQENLSPVLSSYLLNVCGLRVAPTLNGSAVIRIEPPLIATREQCQEAIDAIERMLIPLAQGNTAELVSHLLGIESRPQALPAPAPAPLPEPSGDPDEGRVAFLVHPVDLRNYPEMDESFKVLSTEEIAELADRFNDLLEPFVAGSAHITAANGRRVFVDFIVVPRTADQLMNMPHAQAIAEVRAAVEIAKARGARLVGLGAYTSVVTRGGLHLKNPGVALTTGNSYTVVSAVESIYLAVQRLGTRLPEATIAVVGATGAIGRATAILLAEEVGCVVLIGNPARPEASRKRLLKVAGDAVAHLADLAREGRRFAPGTIGDRLLELGPLPDAEAGPEAWQALALRLEEAGALRISTEIDADLPLADLVVTATSTAEEIVTPANLKFGAAVCDISRPPNVSRAVKEARPDVLVIDGGVVEVPGRPDLGWHFGFEQGLAYACMAETMMLGLMHHYEDTSLGTDLNLPTIRQLRQWAEELGFRLAQLRSFDRPLSEAEWNELIAARTRVLSAAGDD comes from the coding sequence GTGCACCTGTTCACCGAACACGTAAATCCTCACCTGGGACGGCTGCTTGAAGCCATCAACATGGACAAGCGATTCGTCCGGGGTGAAGGCTGCTACCTCTACGACGCCGACGGGCGCAGGTACCTGGACTTCGTGGCCGCATACGGCGCCCTCCCCTTCGGTTTCAACCCTCCCGAGATCTGGGCGGCCCTCCGCGCGGTGGAGGCGAGCCTGGAACCCTCCTTCGTCCAGCCCTCCGCCCTGCAGGCGGCGGGCGAACTCGCAGAGCGGCTGGTGTCCATCGCGCCCGCCGGGCTGCGCTACGTCACCTTCGCCAACTCCGGGGCCGAGGCGGTGGAGGCGGCCATCAAGGCCGTGCGCGCCGCCACGGGGCGCATGGGCATCATCGCATGCGAGAACTCCTTCCACGGCAAGACGCTGGGCGCGCTCTCGGCCACCAACCGCACGTCGTACCAGAAGGCCTTCGGCGCCCCGGTGCCGGGCTTCGCCAAGGTGCCCTACGGCGACCTGGAGGCCCTGGAGCGGCTGCTCAGCGAGCGGGGCCCGGAGTTCGCCGCCTTCTTCGTCGAGCCGATCCAGGGCGAGGGCGGCATCGTGGTGCCGCCGCCCGGCTACCTGCGGGCCGCGCAGGAGCTCTGCCGGCGGCACGGCGTCCTCTTCGTGCTGGATGAGATCCAGACCGGCCTGGGCCGGACCGGTTCCCTCTTCGCCTGTGAGGCCGAGGGGGTGACGCCCGACGTGATGGTCCTGGCCAAGGCCCTCGGCGGCGGCCTCTTCCCCATCGGGGCGATGCTCTGCACGGAGGAGGTCTACACCGAGGAATTCGCCATGAAGCACTCCTCCACGTTTGCCGGCAACACCCTCGGGGCCCGGGTGGGCCTCCGCTCGCTGGAGCTCCTCACCCGCGACGACCGGGCGCTGGTCCGCCAGGTGGCGGAGAACGGCGCCTTCCTGAAGGCCGGCCTCGAGCGGCTGCAGGAGAAGTACCCCCACGTGCTCCGGCGGGTGCGGGGCCGGGGGTTCATGCTGGGCATCGAGATCGGCGTCGACCGGACCACCTACGGCCGCACCTGCCTCCTCGGCGTGCTGGCCGAGCAGGAGAACCTGTCGCCGGTGCTCTCCTCGTACTTACTGAACGTCTGCGGGCTCCGGGTGGCCCCCACGCTCAACGGCTCCGCTGTCATCCGCATCGAGCCGCCGCTCATCGCCACCCGGGAGCAGTGCCAGGAGGCCATCGACGCCATCGAGCGCATGCTGATCCCGCTGGCCCAGGGGAACACCGCCGAGCTCGTCTCCCACCTGCTGGGGATCGAGTCCCGGCCGCAGGCGCTGCCGGCCCCCGCTCCGGCGCCGCTGCCCGAGCCCAGCGGCGACCCCGACGAGGGCCGCGTCGCCTTCCTCGTCCACCCGGTGGACCTGCGCAACTACCCCGAGATGGACGAGTCGTTCAAGGTGCTCAGCACGGAGGAGATCGCCGAGCTGGCCGATCGCTTCAACGACCTGCTGGAGCCCTTCGTGGCCGGCTCCGCCCACATCACCGCCGCGAACGGCCGCAGGGTCTTCGTCGACTTCATCGTCGTGCCGCGGACCGCCGACCAGCTGATGAACATGCCCCACGCCCAGGCCATCGCCGAGGTGCGGGCCGCGGTGGAGATCGCCAAGGCGCGCGGCGCCCGGCTGGTGGGCCTCGGCGCCTACACATCGGTCGTCACCCGCGGCGGGCTGCACCTGAAGAACCCGGGGGTGGCTCTCACCACCGGCAACTCCTACACCGTGGTCTCGGCCGTCGAGTCGATCTACCTGGCGGTGCAGCGACTGGGGACCCGGCTGCCCGAGGCGACCATCGCCGTGGTCGGCGCAACCGGCGCCATCGGCCGGGCCACCGCGATCCTGCTCGCCGAGGAAGTCGGCTGCGTTGTGCTCATCGGCAACCCCGCCCGGCCGGAGGCCAGCCGGAAGCGGCTCCTCAAGGTCGCGGGCGACGCCGTCGCCCACCTGGCCGACCTCGCGCGGGAAGGCCGCCGGTTCGCCCCGGGCACCATCGGCGACCGGCTGCTGGAGCTGGGCCCGCTGCCGGATGCGGAGGCGGGGCCGGAGGCCTGGCAGGCGCTGGCTCTCCGCCTGGAGGAGGCGGGGGCGCTCCGGATCTCCACCGAGATCGACGCCGATCTGCCCCTGGCCGACCTGGTGGTCACCGCCACCTCCACCGCCGAGGAGATCGTGACGCCTGCGAACCTCAAGTTCGGGGCCGCCGTCTGCGACATCTCCCGCCCGCCCAATGTGTCGCGGGCCGTGAAGGAGGCCCGCCCTGACGTGCTGGTGATCGACGGCGGTGTGGTGGAGGTGCCCGGCCGCCCTGACCTGGGCTGGCACTTCGGCTTCGAGCAGGGGCTCGCCTACGCCTGCATGGCCGAGACGATGATGCTGGGCCTGATGCACCACTACGAGGACACGTCGCTGGGCACCGACCTGAACCTGCCGACGATCCGGCAGCTCCGCCAGTGGGCCGAGGAGCTGGGCTTCCGCCTGGCGCAGCTGCGCTCCTTCGACCGGCCGCTCTCGGAGGCGGAGTGGAACGAGCTGATCGCCGCCCGCACCCGCGTGCTGAGCGCGGCGGGGGACGACTAG